The Anguilla rostrata isolate EN2019 chromosome 1, ASM1855537v3, whole genome shotgun sequence nucleotide sequence AACTCCTGGTACAATGTTTGAAAACCGGCAAATGAAAAAGGTGTCAATCTAATGACTGTCCCATGATCCACAAGGTTGGTGTGTATTTAAGGAGCTGTAAGGCTGGAGAAAGTAATTGAGTTACAAGTTCTATGTGGACGCAGTTCAAGCAGGCAGTCCTGTGTGAGGGTGTACGCAGGCATAGGGGAGTGGCATATATGGAGGATTGTCCTGCAGAGAAATGGGGGccagggggatgggggtgttaCTGCTGGCTGACACCCATCTGTTGGTGTTCAGCCTCAGGCTCCTCCTCCATGTCTGCATGGTGATCTGTGAAGGTGTCATCATCAGTGTCAGGAAGACCCAGGAGCTGAGAATAGAAGGTGAATCAGTGTAATGGATAAGGCTCAGAAGCTATGGTCTCTTCCTAGGCAATATATATGGCATACAAGCCACGGAAATTCTTGTATGGGCTAGgagaaagataaaataaataaagaagctTCAATCAACATGATCTGGACATCCAACACTAAATATAACTTTcacaacaaccccccccaccccccacccccgtggaaaaaataaataaatgaatacaactCCACTGAATTGCTGATCTAAATTGACGGAATGTGTGGTACTCACTGGCCTGAAGGATCTGAACACCTTGTTCAGGATCTCCAACAGGGTTTTCTTCCCACAGGAGAAGATGTAGTCCTGGGCCAGTTGCAGGAAGGGCAAACAGTCCTCACTCTCACTCCACACATGCTGAGAAGGATACGGACCAATCAGCATACAGCAAAATCAGACCATGAACAACCAAACCAAAGCttattaaattagatttaatACACTGCCCACTGCCTAAACTGAATACTgacatagttcaacttggatgAACTTCCAGTGACAGCGTTCCCTCAAAGATTTGATTATGCAGCCTTCAGGTATTGAATCCAGAATTCTAACCGCTGCTCTCCAGTTCTGCTGTTACCCCAAGCCTACATCCACTTTTCATAAACAACACTATCTCACACCTGGATCATTTCAATTGACAATTGCCGCCACAGCTGGGATATCACAATCTGCATTTTGTCCTGTGCTGACCATAGTGCTGGATAAGCTCTTATGGTGCACCAGAAAATGCATCAATTTCCCCACATCCAATGAAGATATTCAACATGTTAAGCAGTAGTTTTTTGAACTGTGCATTTTCAGGTCGGCTTTCTTTGCAAAATGCGATTAGCAGGCTGTCCTAAAACAAAACACGTATTGTATTGTTTGCAATCATTGTTCTTGTATTTACTGGACTGCACAGTGGCCAGCCATTACTTTTCAACTTCAGTGAGCACTTTTTATGccataattaaatgtaatacacaCTTGTAAATGACACTGACAAACCCACTGCAATTCGCTGTGCGACCACTGGATGCCGCACGGAACGTGAcatatttcaaagcaattcTCATCATTGTATTTATTGAACTGCATTTCcatgccaaaatgaaatgtaatcaaCTCTCCAATCGTAGTCCAGAAGTGATCTGCGGGTGTGGCATGGTTGTCCGTAAGAAAATGATACTGGGGTCTAAGCTACACCCTGCAGTGGTAAAGGTCATATTGTCGACATGTGGCAGTGCTGCTGTGCCTCATTACACAGACCTCATTAAATGAATTATCTCTGGTCAATGGGGTGCCAGCCTCCATTGTAGCAACAGCCACTTTGATTAAATCAGCTACCGTCGTAGCCGCATTTGTTACCATTTTAACGGtacatcataaaaaaatagAGCATAGATACACAAATCCAGCCCTGGAATCCAAATCCagttctggttttcttttctcccaggtaattaactgaacaattagtgatGGCCTACAGATTGGCCAGTATTCTCACAGACTGACTCCCAGATAAAAGAGTCACCAGCAGCAGTATTGGCATGAATAGGGTTGACAAATTTACTATTTTGTAGATAGCAGATACATAACACAGCTGGAAGCTTAATGGAAACAAAACTGTGATACCAATACCATGAACTGAACCAAATCCGTGTTGACAAGTTGTACCCctaattgaaacaaaataagtCATTATCTAATCTGTGGTAATGAGCAGAATGATTTCCAACTTGCAATGCTGCTGACTTTAATGCATAAGctcaaaacaaatggaaaagaaactggAGGGACAGAGCTCTAGAGATATCAGTATTGGCTTCTTGTATAGGActaatattatttatgttttaattcaCAGAGCCATATTCATCCACAACCATGAAAATGATTATTAAATTATCATAACATTGGAAAGGTATGTTGAAATATTAATCTGATCTCATTTTAGAAAGATTTTGgccaaaaattcaaatttagttttctttttgggagactgggGGTTTGATAAACTGACCTGGGTTAATCCAATGCCCCTTGAGCTAATATCAACACTGGTCTGCTCCATGCAACAGGACCCTGTGGTGCATAACACTTGAGGTCTGATGGAAATATTGTATGTGGTATTGGTTTGCTAGATGAAAACATGGCTGGAGAAGAATAATTTACTAAGAGAAATGATGAATCACCTGATGTCCAGCTAAAGCTGAAATGTCTTTTCTATAACTTTATGTACTGTGAGGCCATGATCCATATCCCCATTTGTAAAATAGACTCAAACCTGACTAATCCTTCAGGCTGCGAGCCCTCATAATTACATTCTACACTTGATAACCCTTTGCCTCCTGTAACCAGTAGTCCAAATGAACAATGCAACCATAAAAATGTTGTTGAGTTGCcaatattttacacaaaaatatgtGCCTGTGAATGTTTAAATTACATTGTTGAATTGTAAAGAATCTCAACTCAATAACCTCTGTAGTATAttaacactgaatgttttacCTCTTTACCACACTTTGTGTTATATACATTTATGATAAGAGctcaataaataaagttattattattattaataataattatataaactgaatttctattaatttacacagaaacagaacaccACTTGAAGAGCAGACAGTGAATGTTTACTTGGGTAACTTCATCAGATTTGTCCTTGCCtatcatgaaatgcataattttgtAAATGACTGGTCAACTGTTTGCATTCATACGTCAAAGAGATTGTCAGTCGTGGTGCTCAGTGATATGGTCAAGACAGCtactgtttttggctggaccgtaacagcggggccagctctacaaacgcgaatgtctgtgattgagtgactgagtgatgaagttacaccattggtcggccgagtcatgaagttacactattggtcgaccggtccagccatatactaggttttgacctggtctccTTACTGCTTTTAAGCCACTGTTCATTGTTGAATTGTTGTCcattacatacacatactgaAAAAATCCTACCAgcgtgtttctgtatgtgtattCTTGGCTCGATTCGCATAAAACTAAGCAGACGATTGCTGAAAAGGCAGGCAATGTTCCTGCAGGCATCAGCAGCAATAAACTTAAGTGATTAACTGCAAACAAAAGTAGACACTGCCGTAATCATCACGTGCATGACATGTTTGCTCCAGttctcagtgtttgtgtttgtttgtaatgcTATGTTGATACATGACTTTGTGCTTGAATAAATGTAGTTACATATTACTttgacaaattattattattataattattattgttattgatattatttgtgttttataataattacaataattattgttattattattactattattattattattattatataggaTGGTATTGTAAAAGTATACAGTAGTACACGTATGTCCCTTTCCAGGGTCGTTTGCTGTACATATTATTCATTCTCCCTCTCAAGGCCATACGGTCTACATTTCACTCCTTTTAGCGTTACTCGGCCCGTGAGCAATGCCCGAAAAGTAAACATTTCCGCAAGGACAAAAGTCAGTAAACAGTGCTCTAAAGCTTCACATTTGAAGTTTAGCAGCAAGCATAATGCAACAAACTTCGTCTATACCAGATTATATAATGACAAGTGCACTGCTTTATTAGTTCAAGAGGAATtacaccgagagagagagagagagagagagagagagagagagagagagagagagagagagagatacctaGTTATACTTACAAAATTGTCAGCACCATTCATGTCTGGACACACGACATAAAATGACAGTCCCGGTTCTGCATAGAAATCCAACCGCCTCTCATTTGTCTCCTCTGTTGCTATAAGATCAAACGGGTTCCCGGAAGACCATTCCTGGGCTATATCAACTAGATGTTTGAATTCCATCTTTTGTCAGCTGTTTTATGTAGACTACCTGAGAACAGAGAGATCCGGAACAGCGACTTAAAGTGATACGTTTCTCGTGCCCTCTGTAATCTCAAATGTAAAGCCAACGACCAATCATAAAAGCTAACACCCCGTCAGCATGTTGAATTTGGGAATGAGTTGCTATCACGCGGCGTACGGGGCAGCGGTCTGCCTCAGCTCTTATTTTCGCCCGAGTATCCTACTCTGGGcaacaacacacgcacactgattTTGAACGTAACGTCATCTAACGTGATGACGAAAGGCTAAACAACCAGCCAAAGCACAGCCCATGAATGGGTGCGACTGTCACAAGCTGGTGACAAGTTGTCCCAGCTTACTTTTTAACGTTTATTGATGTTGTAAATTCTCTGCTATGACATGTAGCTTATGCATTATATTCAAACAATGTAGCCGATGCTTGTTTTGAGACCAATGTAAGCCGTTATAGGCTGATAGAAACTGAGAGGGTAGGCTAGAGAGTGAGCATTTAATGACAGCAATGTGTGATTAATCTTTGTAAATTTGGTCTACATCAGGCTATTCACAATTCTCTGTGAATGTGAGCGCATGCATGGTGGGCAAgacattagcctacattatgATCACACatcaatattaatattcaattaTAATCTCATATTTGACACAATAAAATCCA carries:
- the LOC135259584 gene encoding maturin-like, encoding MEFKHLVDIAQEWSSGNPFDLIATEETNERRLDFYAEPGLSFYVVCPDMNGADNFHVWSESEDCLPFLQLAQDYIFSCGKKTLLEILNKVFRSFRPLLGLPDTDDDTFTDHHADMEEEPEAEHQQMGVSQQ